The genomic segment TGGAGAAGTTTGAAATGCTggtaaagaaattatttttttttttttcaattatttgctACTTTAAAATACTAATATAAAGTTTTGGTTGGATTTGCTAATAAATAACCGACAAATATTTCGCAGTATAGGCAGCGCCTAAAAGTATGTTAAAGTTTTGGTAAAGTAACCGCAGTAATATTTGCCAAATATTAGGGATGACTCTGGGGATTTAAGAATTCCGAATGAGATGCTGTATGGTTTTAAACTATTATGTATTGAGTATTAGAATCTGCCTAAATAATTGgatcaaaattatttgttttcattatttggATTAATCAGATGCATAACATGCCACAGATAATTAATCTATACCAGTTCGtttagaaatatttaaattaatacAAGTAGAAAACGCATACCCATAAtggatatgtatatatatatatattatgctATTCTATTATAACTCTACTATATCTATAGTTACATCTAAATATTagccgatctggatcatatttggtttagatgccaaaaagcctcatttatacaagcaaaatatcagcaaaatggATCAACAAATTTTCTTCGGTGTATATAGCGTTTAAATAGGGTCTGACGTGGACCACACTCCGTTCGGACATCATTTGGCcttactgttctaaatttcagcgaaatcgggtgtgCGACTATTTGACAACTGTATCGatatatggttcgatctgtaTGCAGATgggacatttttctgaatttccgCAGAATCTGCCTGTAAATgcggctgttatgggcttaagacaacaTCCTGGGAATCCCgacaaatcgggaaataaatgcaacttttatgggctaatAACCCATCTAAGAATGGggacagggacgtagccagaagGAGGGGGAGGGGGCACcccatatattttcaaaatcgaataatttcCAAAATCCTTTTGTCACTGTGAAATTGATTATGTTGCCTAGACCGTTTTATTAAAAGTTATGTTCGCTACTTGCTGCAGGAACTGACCCCTcaatttaaataattattatttccaTAAACAAATTCTATAAATAGATCCTCTGGTATCTTTGTGTGCTTCTGGATGTCATTCCATTTTTCGGTTACAGTGTTTATGGCTAAATTGACCGGTGTGCTTGGATATAGAGACACATCGTCGAAAGATATTTATACCTCATTGTCTCAGATTTCCTTGTCAATGATTTTTGATTTGAGTTCTATCCCGTCTTTTATGTTGTATTGCGAATCTCTAGTCAAGTTATTTAATACGTCTGTTAGATATTTTGATTGGCCATATGTTGGGGAATTAATTGATGAACAAATCGGCCTGAGTGGCGGTTCCTCCTTATTGATTTTGGGTTAGCCATAAAATATTGGGGCAATTGCAGTAAAATTCGTCAACAGGTTCTTGTTCGTTATTCTTGTTATATTCATATTGAATATATTGTCTactaatttgttgttttttgccaGCAGTCCTGAAGTGGGATCCATTTTTAAAGGTTTATATGTACACATCGtagtaatttttttgcaatgctACGGTTTTGCCACCTTTATCTgctgacaaaattaaaatatctttACTAGCCTTTAAAAAGCTTCTTGTTTTCCCcccactgtgtcaagtatatatatataaaccgatcttggatcttgaattcttgagtcgcTGTAGGGCTcatttctcatccgacttggatgtccaatatggtctgaatcgatctggagcttgatacagctcccatataaaccgatctcgcgattttgcttcttgagcccctacaaggcgcaagtcttatctgaatgaactgaaatattacacaatgacttctacaatgttcagcattcaattcatttatggttcgaatcggactataacttgatatagctcgaatagcagaacagttcttattcattattccttgtttgcataaaaagagataccgcgcaaagaactcgacaaatgcgatgcatggtggagggtatataagattcggtccgaccgaacttagtacgctcttgcttgtttacataaacaaaataaatttatggcgataGGCCTACTACTTTTGGCAGCAGGTGgattttatgtcaaagtcattaaaatccacttttctttGCTAAATGGTCATGAAATATTAGGATTTTTTGGTGTTGTAAAAATTCATAGGCTtgggaaattaaaataaattttgtttttagattgtTTCCGTAGGAGCCATAGAATAAATcgttatgcaaatttttgatcGATTGATAGAATCTCTCCctctaaagtgaaaatcgggagatgcacaTATAtcggaggtatatctaaaactgcacaaatttttatgatttctatGATCTATaatcagtcatcagaagagtgATAAGAGCGACCGTAGTGCCATATTTTGTGAAGATCAGTttaaaaattactaaattattgattattattaaaaatatggggcaaatatatatgagagctacaaccatatctgaacctatttctaggttcaatagcaataccgggagtcatatgggaatcctttgtgccaatttacttgcaaatcgcttatcaaatgaccacatttgcaacactagtccaaatcggacgaacgtatatatgggagctatatataaatctaaaacaatttctttgaaattcaccaaaaaTGTCGAGATTTTTGCACTATCGTGCAAAATGTCTTGAATCAGCTTAcagatgacgatataattgcaattttagtccaaatcggacgaacatataaatgggagctatatccaaatctgaaccaaagcCTTttgggcttcgtctctaggcccaagaaattgcttgtgccaaatttgaagacgatcggatgaaaattgcgacctgtaatttgcacacaaattaacatagacaaacggacagacagacaaacggacagacagacaaacagacagacagacggacacacagccggacatagctaaatcgaatcaggaagtgattctgagtcgatcggtatacttatcattggGTCTATTTATGTTCCTcctgagtgttacaaacaaattcactaagctataataccAGAGtagtggcggaccctcccccataccctaatTTGGTTGGGGCCCCCAAAACCCACAAgatatatttatagaccaatcacggcaatatgggactcacatgaaaggtatctgTGAGTGGAAAATTAATTTGGTATCAAATATGGACCAACCTaaattttacatatttaccgaccatggtaatatggggttcatatgaaaggtatttgagaccaagtttctgggggtcctccccttccctaaaacacccccaaatgggacttCTTTACtgaccacgacaatatggggctcaaataaaaggagtttgagagtagaacaggaatatgacatccaaatgtggcaccaagtGCTTGGAGGGGCGCCCCGCGCCCAacacaacccccaaagaggacaaatttacatatgtggctgaaatgaaaggtctttgggagtagagcacgaatctgatatcaaaattcggtagAAAGAAAGTGGCCACCCCCCAATTAgggcaaatttaccgaccacatCAATGATTCGTatcggatatatattttcagtgccaGGTGACTGAGTGgtctccccaacccccaaaccggacatatttgcagactacggaaatatgaggctcaaaggaatttgagagtagagtccGAATTTGATATCAGCATTCGGGACTAGGAAGGACGTATTTGCTATAtaggacattttttttttttataaataaaaatctatttctttatttttgtagCTTAAACTAAACTTGTACAAagtgttaaacaaaaaattagcttaagaattattgaattttttaatgaaaactttACAAAATATTCACAGGCGTAAAAAACGCTTatttcgacatattttcgttaCTAAAATTAAGTACATGATTATTGACATTTTGAGGTCAGATGAGGCGAGCAAATTAAAGAGACATTATTTGAGTGGAAACATGTTTTGAAGTTCTACTAGAAAACTGATGGGGCGTTCACACATTAAGATTTCCTCTTTCTAAGCTGGAGGTGATTGGTGCTAAATTAGTTGGTTTCCTATGTTGATTTGTGTGAGTGAGcaatatgtatgtatgatgTTTCAGTATTAATTGTAGACAATGAAATACGATTCGCGATATCACGAGCATTTTGGAAACTCTCTTGTTAATGTTAGTTTGGAATTACTCTTTCAGCTAAATTAGCATTATTATTGCGATAACGATTTCCTTGCTGCAATCGAATGTTAACATAATCAAAAACAGTAACTGTAAATTGCTTTACTCTCCTTAGAtcgtaaataattttttgttgtcaAATTCTAAAAAAAGGAACAATGTGCCTTTTTGTTAATAGTAGCATCTTATTATTATTGCCTTTGCTATAACACCTTGGCATCAACCTGGAGTTTTGTCTTCTTTTCGCTTAAACTATGAGATTAACTTGTAGTGTGCATAACCATCAATGGAACTTGAGTGCTGAAGCGATCATCGGCGTGTAACGATGAGATTGAGTCAATTTCACTTCTCTCTCGAGATTCAGAATCGGCCAAGATTTTAAGCTCTCTGCGTCTCATGCGACTATGGCGTATGCCATAGGCAAAGAATATAATCAGGCCAATGGCAATCCATATGCTGAAACGCACCCAGGTCATGATGTCCAGTTTTATCATGAGGTAGATATTGATGAGCAAAGAAAATCCTGGTACCCATGGTACAAAGGGTACCTTGAAGGCCAGTGAGGCTGAAGATACCGGCTGGCGTGAAATGATGAACAAGGTCAAAATCAATGACACTATATTCACACCCAGCTTGATGAAATCTAAAACGGATATGCCACTGAAGTTCTCCTCGAAGGGCAACAGAATCTGGGTCAACAGCACACATTGTATAACtggaaagaagaagaagaagaagcagagtTAATGTTACATCAACAACTTCAAAGTTGATTGGCTGGTTTGCGGTTGTTTCACTCACCATACAACATTATCATCATGGTTACAATGCGCGAAGTTTTCTTGCTAGGCACCGTAGATCGGGAGCTGTTGAACAACATTCTCAAGAAACCACAATCAGCGTCACTTTGCTCCAGCAGCAGCCTGCCATTGGCCAGATTGCGACTATCTCTTCTCTCATCACTTTCGTAGCGCAGTATCAAAACACATGCAGCCACCATGGAATAGGCCAAGAAAGTGCCTATGGACATCATATTCATCAATTGCTTCAGATTGAAGATGGCAGCAAAAGCCCCTGTTAGAAATCCCGTCAGCAGGGTGCTATTCAAAGGAGTCTTATGTTTGGAACTGATTTCACCCATGAACTTGAAAAGTAAACCATCATTGGCCATGGCATATACTATGCGTGGCAGAGGGAACATGGAACCCATCAAACTGGTACACATGGCACATATGGCGCCTATGGAGACAATATACTTGGCCGCAGTCCAGCCATAAATGCTAAAGACATGAACCAAAGGAGCACTTTCGTCCTGTTCATAGTAGGGCAGCATCATAGTGAGAACAGTGGAAATGCCAAAATAGGCCAGGAACACCATGGCCAGCGAAGTGATGACAGCAAATGGAATGgattttttaggattttttgCCTCTTCACCAGCCGTGGCAATGCAATCGAAACCAATGAAGCCATAAAAGCAAATGGCCGCACCTCGTATAATACCAGCAAAGCCATAGGGAGCAAAACCACCTTCGCCATAGCCTTCGGGTACTTCGGCTTTGGGAATGGCCCAGTTTTTGGTGGACACTGCAACGAGAGAAATATATAAATGTTGTTACTTTAATTCTttaccaaagtttttttttttttaatttttatacccaccaccatgggaggggtcattccgtatgtaacacatctaaatattgatctgaggccCTCTGAGTTTATCTAGACATGTTTGGatattgcaaatgtaaatttgcccattaacattccattaaggaaggggggtaaacttcccacatatcactgagtgctgtccgattcaagtttaaagctttatgataagggcctcctttttatggccgagtccgaacggcgtgccgcagtgcgacacctctttgaggagaaggttttacatggcatggtaccttacaaatgtagccagaatTAGCACTAGCGTCACagatggacatgctaacctctgcactacggtggcctcccagatttggatactgtccccatataaactggtccgcagatttgacttcttgagctcctagaatcTTCAAATTTTACCTTGGCCTTCAAtgagcccccatataaaccgatcttcggacttgacttctgagcccctagaagactTGAGTTTTACCTGATCATTTGTGCCAAATGACAATCTGAGTCCTGATCGTTTTGACATGCTgacacgatctagccatgtccatataTCCGTCTGTTCGGCTTTCGATATCACGATAGCACGCGAGCGAATGAAGCTATTAActtgggctatatcggctcagatttggatatagcccgcatataaaacgatcccatgatttgacttctaaagcccctTGAAGCAACGGCTTTTATTCTACTAATACTCACGTCTAATCCTATCCCGATACGTTCATCAACATATATATTCCCCTTCATAACCGATACCCCGATCTGATTTGTTGAGACAATAGAAGCCTCAATCAATACTCCGTTTGGTTGTTACAAATAATTCGAATACTGAGTTAATAAGGGGTAGATTTCAAGCACAATCCATGggggtgggtacccaagattcaagCCAGCTGAATTTAGCCCCTTATAAACCGGTCCCCTAATTTCAGTTCCTAAAAGCCTAAATattgggactcggttt from the Stomoxys calcitrans chromosome 1, idStoCalc2.1, whole genome shotgun sequence genome contains:
- the LOC106084749 gene encoding cationic amino acid transporter 2 isoform X1, producing MEEFLDNFGMTIPSLRGIYETLTRKKPIEDSSESKLAKVLSAFDLTTLGIGSTLGVGVYVLAGQVSKVYAGPAVIFSFLIAAIASIFAGLCYAEFGARVPRAGSAYVYSYVTIGEFIAFVIGWNLILEYAIGSASVVKGLSSYLDNLCDHAMEKFLGTHLPMNIEGLNHYPDIFAFGVTIVFAWAIAMGAKESTRLNTIFTLLNLSVVLFVIIAGLFKVSTKNWAIPKAEVPEGYGEGGFAPYGFAGIIRGAAICFYGFIGFDCIATAGEEAKNPKKSIPFAVITSLAMVFLAYFGISTVLTMMLPYYEQDESAPLVHVFSIYGWTAAKYIVSIGAICAMCTSLMGSMFPLPRIVYAMANDGLLFKFMGEISSKHKTPLNSTLLTGFLTGAFAAIFNLKQLMNMMSIGTFLAYSMVAACVLILRYESDERRDSRNLANGRLLLEQSDADCGFLRMLFNSSRSTVPSKKTSRIVTMMIMLYVIQCVLLTQILLPFEENFSGISVLDFIKLGVNIVSLILTLFIISRQPVSSASLAFKVPFVPWVPGFSLLINIYLMIKLDIMTWVRFSIWIAIGLIIFFAYGIRHSRMRRRELKILADSESRERSEIDSISSLHADDRFSTQVPLMVMHTTS
- the LOC106084749 gene encoding cationic amino acid transporter 2 isoform X2 codes for the protein MTIPSLRGIYETLTRKKPIEDSSESKLAKVLSAFDLTTLGIGSTLGVGVYVLAGQVSKVYAGPAVIFSFLIAAIASIFAGLCYAEFGARVPRAGSAYVYSYVTIGEFIAFVIGWNLILEYAIGSASVVKGLSSYLDNLCDHAMEKFLGTHLPMNIEGLNHYPDIFAFGVTIVFAWAIAMGAKESTRLNTIFTLLNLSVVLFVIIAGLFKVSTKNWAIPKAEVPEGYGEGGFAPYGFAGIIRGAAICFYGFIGFDCIATAGEEAKNPKKSIPFAVITSLAMVFLAYFGISTVLTMMLPYYEQDESAPLVHVFSIYGWTAAKYIVSIGAICAMCTSLMGSMFPLPRIVYAMANDGLLFKFMGEISSKHKTPLNSTLLTGFLTGAFAAIFNLKQLMNMMSIGTFLAYSMVAACVLILRYESDERRDSRNLANGRLLLEQSDADCGFLRMLFNSSRSTVPSKKTSRIVTMMIMLYVIQCVLLTQILLPFEENFSGISVLDFIKLGVNIVSLILTLFIISRQPVSSASLAFKVPFVPWVPGFSLLINIYLMIKLDIMTWVRFSIWIAIGLIIFFAYGIRHSRMRRRELKILADSESRERSEIDSISSLHADDRFSTQVPLMVMHTTS